A window of the Nisaea acidiphila genome harbors these coding sequences:
- a CDS encoding M20 family metallopeptidase produces MSNAEMIWELVDGHREDFIGLADRIWGMPEIAYTEYRSVEEHRKMLEQYGFNITEDVGGIPTAIMGEAGEGGPVIAVLGEYDALPGLSQVANIAEPKEVEPGGHGHGCGHNLLGSAALLAAAGLKDWLEKTGTPGRVRYYGCPAEEGGAAKGFMVRAGAFDDVDAAVTWHPAGVTRVGLANSLANTRIDFSFHGRSSHASSAPHLGRSALDAVELMNIGVNYMREHMPSDARIHYAMLDGGGVAPNVVQGFAKVRHAVRARDLAGMQELVERVKKVAEGAALMTETKMTWKIVSAVSNMLANTPLEQTMFENMQRLGAVPFDADDRKYASEIQATLTDQDIANEYRKAGVEEKEDTPLCDFIVPLECKGVSMPGSTDVSDVSWVVPTIEARVATQAIGTPGHSWQMTAQGMAPAAHKGMIYAAKVMAGTAVDLIRDEGLMAAAKADHAARTARTPYRCPIPDDVQPPIQPRPE; encoded by the coding sequence ATGTCTAATGCCGAAATGATCTGGGAACTTGTCGACGGGCACCGTGAGGATTTCATCGGGCTCGCGGACCGGATCTGGGGCATGCCCGAGATCGCCTACACCGAATACCGTTCCGTCGAGGAGCACCGGAAGATGCTGGAGCAGTATGGCTTCAATATCACCGAGGATGTCGGCGGCATTCCGACCGCGATCATGGGCGAGGCGGGCGAAGGAGGTCCGGTGATCGCGGTGCTGGGCGAGTATGACGCGTTGCCCGGTCTCAGCCAGGTCGCCAACATCGCGGAGCCGAAGGAAGTCGAGCCCGGCGGACACGGACATGGCTGCGGTCACAACCTGCTCGGCTCCGCTGCGCTGCTTGCCGCCGCGGGCCTCAAGGACTGGCTTGAGAAAACCGGCACTCCGGGACGTGTGCGGTACTACGGTTGCCCGGCCGAAGAGGGCGGCGCGGCGAAAGGCTTTATGGTCCGCGCCGGCGCCTTCGACGACGTGGACGCGGCGGTGACTTGGCACCCGGCCGGCGTCACCCGCGTCGGGCTCGCCAACTCGCTTGCCAACACGCGCATCGACTTCTCTTTCCATGGCCGTTCCAGCCATGCCTCCAGCGCGCCGCATCTCGGCCGCTCCGCGCTCGACGCGGTGGAGCTGATGAATATCGGCGTCAACTACATGCGCGAGCACATGCCGTCCGACGCCCGAATCCATTATGCGATGCTCGACGGCGGCGGTGTAGCGCCGAACGTGGTGCAAGGCTTCGCCAAGGTGCGGCACGCCGTGCGGGCGCGCGATCTCGCGGGGATGCAGGAATTGGTCGAACGGGTGAAGAAGGTCGCCGAGGGCGCGGCGCTGATGACCGAGACCAAGATGACCTGGAAGATCGTCAGCGCGGTCTCCAACATGCTCGCGAACACTCCCTTGGAGCAGACGATGTTCGAGAACATGCAACGGTTGGGGGCTGTGCCGTTCGATGCGGATGACCGGAAATACGCGTCGGAGATTCAGGCGACCCTGACCGATCAGGACATCGCCAACGAATACCGAAAGGCCGGAGTGGAGGAAAAAGAGGATACGCCGCTCTGTGACTTCATTGTGCCGCTCGAGTGCAAAGGCGTTTCGATGCCGGGCTCGACCGATGTGTCCGACGTGAGCTGGGTCGTGCCGACGATCGAGGCGCGGGTCGCGACCCAGGCGATCGGCACGCCTGGCCATTCCTGGCAGATGACGGCCCAGGGCATGGCCCCCGCCGCGCACAAGGGAATGATCTACGCGGCGAAAGTGATGGCGGGCACCGCCGTCGACCTGATCCGGGACGAAGGGTTGATGGCGGCGGCCAAGGCGGATCACGCGGCAAGGACTGCTAGGACACCATATCGATGCCCGATCCCGGACGACGTGCAGCCGCCGATCCAGCCGCGTCCGGAGTAA
- a CDS encoding TIGR00282 family metallophosphoesterase encodes MRVLFLGDVVGRAGREAVHDRLPELRERLSVDFAIVNGENAAGGFGITPDIAEALFDAGADVITTGNHAFDKREILTYFDAEPRLLRPANFPPETNGKGSGLYPTRDGRHVLVANVILRLFMDTSDCPFRAAEKIVEECPLGYGADFIFIDMHGEATSEKLALGHFLDGRASAVVGTHTHVPTADHMVLPGGTAYMTDAGMCGAYDSVIGMNKEAPVERFLSKTARPRLEAADGPATVSGLLVISDDATGLATHAEPVRLGGLLSETQPDC; translated from the coding sequence ATGCGCGTTCTCTTTCTCGGCGATGTCGTCGGACGGGCGGGCCGCGAGGCCGTGCACGACCGGCTTCCGGAGCTGCGCGAGCGGCTCTCGGTCGATTTCGCCATCGTGAACGGCGAGAACGCCGCCGGCGGTTTCGGGATCACGCCGGACATCGCCGAAGCCCTGTTCGATGCCGGAGCGGATGTCATCACAACCGGCAACCACGCCTTCGACAAGCGTGAGATCCTGACCTATTTCGATGCCGAACCGCGCCTGCTGCGCCCGGCGAACTTTCCGCCCGAGACCAACGGCAAGGGCAGTGGGCTTTACCCGACGCGGGACGGCCGGCATGTACTGGTCGCCAACGTGATCCTCCGTCTCTTCATGGATACCAGCGACTGCCCGTTCCGGGCGGCGGAGAAGATCGTCGAGGAATGCCCGCTCGGTTACGGCGCCGACTTCATCTTCATCGACATGCATGGCGAGGCGACGTCCGAGAAGCTCGCCCTGGGTCATTTCCTGGACGGACGCGCGAGTGCGGTGGTCGGCACCCACACGCACGTCCCGACGGCGGATCACATGGTGCTGCCGGGCGGCACCGCCTACATGACCGATGCCGGCATGTGCGGCGCCTATGACAGCGTCATCGGCATGAACAAGGAAGCCCCGGTCGAACGTTTCCTCTCCAAGACCGCGCGGCCGCGTCTCGAAGCGGCGGACGGCCCGGCGACGGTCTCCGGACTTCTGGTCATCAGCGACGATGCGACCGGTCTCGCGACGCATGCCGAGCCGGTCCGCCTCGGGGGGCTTCTTTCCGAAACGCAGCCGGATTGCTGA
- a CDS encoding 5-formyltetrahydrofolate cyclo-ligase, whose product MPETASTSETSPNGIESVKAALRQRIELRRQEAHAVLGVSAGDAIRNLFFESAGLPEASVVAAYWPFRTEIDPRPLMHALHARGHRIVLPVVARKAAPLSFRLWGPGAPLVKAGLGGLVPDIGAPELDPTMLLVPMLAFDDAGYRLGYGGGFYDRTLEKLRAGGPVRAIGIAYEAQRVDAVPREATDQRLDALLTEAGFTEFGKA is encoded by the coding sequence TTGCCGGAAACCGCGTCCACTTCCGAGACATCGCCGAACGGCATCGAGAGCGTGAAAGCTGCCCTCAGGCAGCGGATCGAGTTGCGCCGCCAAGAAGCTCACGCCGTGCTCGGGGTCTCTGCCGGCGATGCGATCCGTAATCTCTTCTTTGAAAGTGCCGGCCTGCCCGAAGCGTCCGTCGTGGCCGCCTATTGGCCGTTCCGTACGGAGATCGATCCGCGGCCGCTGATGCATGCGCTTCACGCGCGGGGCCACCGGATCGTCCTGCCGGTCGTGGCGCGCAAGGCCGCGCCGCTCAGCTTCCGGCTCTGGGGACCGGGGGCGCCGCTGGTGAAAGCCGGTCTCGGCGGCCTGGTGCCGGATATCGGCGCGCCGGAACTCGATCCGACGATGCTGCTTGTGCCGATGCTGGCCTTCGACGATGCGGGCTACCGGCTCGGCTATGGCGGCGGTTTTTATGACCGCACTCTGGAGAAGCTGCGGGCCGGGGGGCCGGTCCGGGCGATCGGCATCGCCTATGAGGCGCAGCGCGTCGATGCGGTCCCCCGCGAGGCGACGGATCAGCGGCTGGATGCCCTGCTGACCGAGGCCGGTTTCACAGAATTCGGAAAGGCCTGA
- a CDS encoding cell division protein ZapA — protein sequence MAQVEININGKNYRIACEDGQESRIASLASMVDSHIKDLVEQIGQIGDTRLLVMASLLIADELVDLREIEGEVAAEGGGAPLGESEEKIAAALDAMAGRIESIADQLERA from the coding sequence GTGGCTCAGGTCGAGATCAATATAAATGGCAAGAACTACCGAATTGCTTGCGAGGACGGGCAGGAAAGCCGCATCGCCAGCCTCGCGTCCATGGTGGATTCCCACATCAAGGATCTGGTCGAGCAGATCGGCCAGATCGGCGATACGCGCCTGCTCGTCATGGCGTCGCTGCTGATCGCGGACGAGCTTGTCGATCTTCGCGAAATCGAGGGGGAGGTCGCGGCTGAAGGCGGTGGCGCGCCACTCGGCGAGAGCGAGGAGAAGATCGCTGCCGCCCTCGACGCGATGGCCGGGCGGATCGAGAGCATTGCAGACCAGCTTGAACGCGCCTAG
- a CDS encoding DUF4164 family protein codes for MSRLDAAAARLEAAIERLDSAAHKALELSSSSSELQAELDAAKKEYAELSKVTDEVSEKLDKTIGRLKFVLEG; via the coding sequence ATGTCCCGACTCGATGCTGCCGCCGCCCGTCTCGAAGCCGCGATCGAACGGCTCGACTCTGCCGCGCACAAAGCTCTCGAACTGAGCTCCAGCTCTTCCGAACTGCAGGCTGAACTTGATGCCGCAAAAAAAGAATATGCGGAGCTCTCGAAGGTGACCGACGAGGTCAGCGAGAAGCTGGACAAGACCATCGGCCGTCTGAAATTCGTGCTGGAAGGATAA
- the tkt gene encoding transketolase codes for MNTTSPAASDGPGSAVSHDMLANAIRALSMDAVEKAKSGHPGMPMGMADVATVLFSEFLNYDPKAPDWADRDRFILSAGHGSMLIYSLLHLTGYDDVTLEEIKNFRQLNSKTPGHPEYGHTAGVETTTGPLGQGFANAVGMALAERMTNARFGDDLVDHYTYVIAGDGCLMEGISHEAASMAGHLKLGKLVVLFDDNGISIDGSTDLSVSDDQLMRFEAYGWHTSRVDGHDPEAISAAIEAAKSDDRPSLIACRTKIGFGAPTKEGKSSSHGAPLGTDEIAGARENLGWSAAPFEIPADVLDAWRAIGAERAGAHVAWTARYDATEAATRGAFDAAMSGKLPAGAEKAIKELIAKHAEEKPKLATRVASQKALEALQPAIPELVGGSADLTGSNNTKVGGQDAVQAGNYGGHYIYYGVREHAMAAAMNGMALHGGLIPYGGTFLVFTDYCRPSIRLSALMGLRVIYVMTHDSIGLGEDGPTHQPVEHVAALRAIPNLNVFRPADAIETAECWLAALEDEHRPSILALTRQGLPTVRDGDTSENLSAKGGYVLAEASGDRKATILATGSEVEIALAAKEALEKDGIATAVVSMPSIERFAAQDAAYRASVLGSGSVMVAVEAGIRQSWDGLIGLDGIFVGMNSFGASAPYGDLYKHFGITSDAIVAEVKKRLG; via the coding sequence ATGAACACGACATCTCCTGCTGCAAGCGACGGTCCGGGAAGCGCCGTTTCGCACGACATGCTCGCGAATGCGATCCGCGCACTCTCGATGGACGCGGTGGAAAAGGCCAAGTCCGGCCATCCCGGCATGCCGATGGGCATGGCCGACGTCGCGACCGTGCTGTTCTCCGAGTTCCTGAACTACGATCCGAAGGCTCCCGACTGGGCGGACCGCGACCGCTTCATCCTGTCGGCCGGCCACGGCTCGATGCTGATCTACTCGCTGCTGCATCTGACCGGCTATGACGATGTCACGCTGGAGGAGATCAAGAACTTCCGCCAGCTGAACTCGAAGACCCCGGGCCATCCGGAATACGGCCACACGGCCGGTGTCGAGACCACGACCGGCCCGCTCGGCCAGGGCTTCGCCAATGCCGTCGGCATGGCGCTCGCCGAGCGCATGACCAATGCCCGCTTCGGCGACGACCTGGTCGATCACTATACCTATGTGATCGCCGGCGATGGCTGCCTGATGGAAGGGATCAGCCACGAGGCCGCTTCCATGGCCGGCCATCTGAAGCTCGGCAAATTGGTGGTGCTGTTCGACGATAACGGCATCTCCATCGACGGCTCGACAGATCTCTCCGTTTCCGACGATCAGCTGATGCGCTTCGAGGCCTATGGCTGGCACACCAGCCGGGTCGACGGCCACGATCCGGAAGCGATCTCCGCCGCTATCGAGGCCGCCAAGTCCGACGACCGCCCCTCCCTGATCGCCTGCCGCACCAAGATCGGTTTCGGCGCGCCGACCAAGGAAGGCAAGTCCTCCTCCCACGGCGCCCCGCTCGGCACCGACGAGATCGCCGGCGCCCGCGAAAATCTCGGCTGGAGCGCCGCGCCCTTCGAGATCCCGGCGGACGTGCTGGACGCCTGGCGCGCCATCGGCGCCGAGCGGGCCGGTGCCCATGTCGCCTGGACCGCGCGCTACGATGCGACGGAGGCCGCGACCCGTGGCGCCTTCGATGCCGCCATGTCCGGCAAGCTGCCGGCCGGCGCCGAGAAAGCGATCAAGGAGCTGATCGCGAAGCACGCGGAAGAGAAGCCGAAGCTCGCCACCCGCGTCGCCTCGCAGAAGGCACTGGAAGCGCTGCAGCCGGCGATCCCGGAACTGGTCGGCGGCTCCGCCGACCTGACCGGTTCGAACAACACCAAGGTCGGCGGTCAGGACGCCGTTCAGGCCGGAAACTATGGCGGCCACTACATCTATTATGGCGTGCGCGAGCACGCGATGGCCGCGGCGATGAACGGCATGGCGCTGCATGGCGGGCTGATCCCCTATGGCGGCACCTTCCTCGTCTTCACCGACTATTGCCGTCCCTCGATCCGACTCTCGGCTCTGATGGGGCTGCGCGTGATCTACGTGATGACGCACGATTCCATCGGCCTCGGCGAGGACGGCCCGACGCACCAGCCGGTCGAACATGTCGCCGCACTGCGCGCGATCCCGAATCTCAACGTGTTCCGCCCGGCGGACGCCATCGAGACGGCGGAATGCTGGCTCGCGGCGCTTGAGGACGAGCATCGCCCGTCGATCCTCGCGCTGACCCGCCAGGGTCTGCCGACGGTGCGCGACGGCGACACGTCCGAGAACCTTTCCGCCAAGGGCGGCTACGTGCTGGCCGAGGCCTCCGGCGACCGCAAGGCGACAATCCTCGCCACCGGCTCCGAGGTCGAGATCGCGCTCGCCGCGAAGGAAGCCCTCGAGAAGGACGGCATCGCCACCGCCGTGGTCTCCATGCCCTCGATCGAGCGCTTCGCGGCCCAGGACGCCGCCTACCGCGCATCCGTGCTCGGCTCCGGCAGCGTTATGGTCGCGGTCGAGGCCGGCATCCGGCAGAGCTGGGACGGGCTGATCGGGCTCGACGGCATATTCGTCGGCATGAACTCATTCGGCGCGTCCGCGCCATACGGCGACCTCTACAAGCATTTCGGCATCACCAGCGATGCCATTGTGGCCGAGGTCAAAAAGCGTCTGGGATAA
- the gap gene encoding type I glyceraldehyde-3-phosphate dehydrogenase, whose translation MSVNVAINGFGRIGRLVLRALAESGRDDIKVVAINDLGPVATNAHLLKWDSNHGRFPFDVKVDGDTIDYGKGPIKVTAERDPANLPHADLGVDIVLECTGIFTKKEDAAKHITAGAKRVIISAPGTGVDLTVVYGVNHDQITAEHTVISNASCTTNCLAPVAYVLNEAIGIERGYMTTIHAYTGDQPTLDTMHKDLYRARAAASSMIPTTTGAAKAVGLVLPELAGKLDGTSVRVPMANVSLIDLKFVPKRETTAEEVNAAIVKAANGKLKGILGVNDEPLVSIDFNHNQNSSTFDLLQTQVVEGKLVRVMSWYDNEWGFSNRMLDTTAAVAATL comes from the coding sequence ATGAGTGTCAATGTTGCCATCAACGGGTTCGGACGGATCGGCCGTCTGGTTCTGAGGGCACTCGCGGAGAGCGGTCGCGACGATATCAAGGTCGTCGCCATCAACGATCTGGGACCGGTCGCGACGAACGCGCATCTCTTGAAATGGGACAGCAACCACGGCCGCTTCCCGTTCGACGTGAAGGTCGATGGCGACACCATCGACTACGGCAAAGGCCCGATCAAGGTGACCGCGGAGCGCGACCCGGCGAACCTGCCGCACGCCGATCTCGGCGTGGACATCGTGCTTGAGTGCACCGGCATCTTCACCAAGAAGGAAGACGCGGCGAAGCACATCACGGCCGGCGCCAAGCGCGTCATCATCTCCGCTCCGGGCACGGGCGTGGACCTCACCGTCGTCTACGGTGTGAACCACGACCAGATCACCGCCGAGCACACCGTGATTTCGAACGCCTCCTGCACCACCAACTGCCTCGCGCCGGTTGCCTACGTGCTGAACGAGGCTATCGGTATCGAGCGCGGCTACATGACCACGATCCATGCCTACACGGGCGACCAGCCGACGCTGGACACCATGCACAAGGATCTCTACCGGGCCCGCGCCGCGGCGTCCTCGATGATCCCGACCACCACCGGCGCCGCCAAGGCCGTCGGCCTCGTGCTGCCGGAACTGGCCGGAAAGCTGGACGGCACCTCGGTGCGCGTGCCGATGGCCAATGTCAGCCTGATCGACCTGAAGTTCGTGCCGAAGCGCGAGACCACGGCCGAGGAAGTCAACGCAGCCATCGTCAAGGCCGCCAACGGCAAGCTGAAGGGCATCCTCGGCGTCAATGACGAGCCGCTGGTCTCGATCGACTTCAACCACAACCAGAACAGCTCCACCTTCGACCTGCTGCAGACCCAGGTGGTCGAGGGCAAGCTGGTCCGCGTGATGAGCTGGTACGACAACGAATGGGGCTTCTCTAACCGCATGCTGGACACCACCGCAGCGGTCGCGGCGACGCTCTAA
- a CDS encoding class I fructose-bisphosphate aldolase, producing MKITQRVKRILDGYESDCPGTKANLARILMQGKLGGTGKLVILPVDQGFEHGPARSFAPNPDAYDPHYHFKLAIDAGLSAYAAPLGMIEAGADTFAGQIPTILKVNSSNSLARDKEGPSQALTGSVQEAVRLGCSAIGFTIYPGSDNAFEMMGQIREMTEEAKAYGLAVVVWSYPRGGDLTKKGETAVDICAYAAHMAALLGAHIIKVKPPTEHLELEAAKKSYEANKIAIGTLAERIEHVVKSCFNGRRIVVFSGGEAKDLDGLYNEIRGLRDGGANGSIIGRNTFQRPREDALAMLNTIIDIYKGKA from the coding sequence ATGAAAATCACCCAGCGCGTCAAACGCATCCTCGACGGTTACGAAAGCGATTGCCCGGGTACCAAGGCGAACCTCGCCCGCATCCTGATGCAGGGCAAGCTCGGCGGCACCGGCAAGCTCGTGATCCTGCCGGTCGACCAGGGCTTCGAGCACGGTCCGGCCCGCAGCTTCGCGCCGAACCCGGACGCCTACGATCCGCACTATCACTTCAAGCTGGCGATCGATGCGGGTCTCTCGGCCTATGCCGCTCCGCTCGGCATGATCGAGGCCGGTGCCGACACCTTCGCGGGCCAGATCCCGACGATCCTGAAGGTGAACAGCTCCAACAGCCTCGCCCGCGACAAGGAAGGCCCGAGCCAGGCGCTGACCGGTTCGGTGCAGGAAGCGGTCCGTCTCGGTTGCTCCGCCATCGGTTTCACCATCTATCCGGGCTCCGACAACGCCTTCGAGATGATGGGGCAGATCCGCGAGATGACCGAGGAAGCCAAGGCCTACGGCCTCGCGGTCGTGGTCTGGTCCTACCCGCGCGGCGGCGATCTCACCAAGAAGGGCGAGACCGCGGTCGATATCTGCGCCTATGCCGCCCACATGGCCGCCCTGCTCGGCGCCCATATCATCAAGGTGAAGCCGCCGACCGAGCATCTTGAGCTCGAGGCCGCGAAGAAGTCCTACGAGGCCAACAAGATCGCCATCGGCACGCTGGCCGAGCGCATCGAACATGTCGTGAAGTCCTGCTTCAACGGCCGCCGCATCGTCGTCTTCTCGGGCGGCGAGGCGAAGGATCTCGACGGTCTCTATAACGAGATCCGCGGTCTGCGCGACGGCGGTGCCAACGGCTCGATCATCGGCCGCAACACCTTCCAGCGTCCGCGCGAGGACGCGCTGGCGATGCTCAACACGATCATCGACATCTACAAGGGCAAGGCGTAA
- the thiE gene encoding thiamine phosphate synthase, which yields MSKQSCELYLITPPKIDPDAFAEDLAAALDAGPVACLQLRLKEVSDDEIKRAAEALLPVCHERGVPLLMNDRPDLALLTGCDGAHVGQQDTPYEEARRTLGDEAMIGVTCHNSIHLAMEAAEAGADYVAFGAFYPTETKEIIHHAEIETLETWASFSTVPCVAIGGINHDNAKPLIEAGADFLCVITAVWKHPEGPAAAVKAFNALMAST from the coding sequence ATGTCCAAGCAAAGCTGCGAGCTCTACCTCATCACACCGCCGAAGATCGATCCCGACGCCTTCGCCGAGGATCTCGCGGCAGCCCTAGATGCCGGCCCCGTGGCCTGCCTGCAGCTCCGCCTGAAAGAGGTCTCCGACGACGAGATCAAGCGCGCGGCGGAGGCCTTGCTGCCGGTCTGCCACGAACGCGGCGTGCCGCTGCTGATGAACGACCGCCCCGATCTCGCGCTGCTGACGGGCTGCGACGGGGCACATGTCGGCCAGCAGGACACGCCCTACGAGGAGGCGCGCCGCACCCTCGGCGACGAGGCGATGATCGGCGTCACCTGCCACAACTCGATCCATCTCGCGATGGAAGCGGCCGAGGCCGGCGCCGACTATGTCGCCTTCGGCGCCTTCTATCCGACCGAGACCAAGGAAATCATCCACCACGCCGAAATCGAGACCCTAGAGACCTGGGCCTCCTTCTCGACCGTGCCCTGCGTCGCCATCGGCGGGATCAACCACGATAATGCGAAGCCGCTGATCGAGGCGGGCGCGGACTTCCTTTGCGTGATCACGGCGGTTTGGAAGCATCCGGAGGGTCCGGCGGCGGCGGTGAAGGCGTTCAACGCGTTGATGGCCAGCACCTAA
- a CDS encoding GNAT family N-acetyltransferase, with translation MSEQIKTRRLRLKSWEQGHFAPFAEMHADEEVMADLGGALDLAASHSKFERYREALRQHGISRWAVEDLEGRFIGYAGVMPRLSPGHPLGAHYEVGWRLVRRAWGHGYATESARAALDDANNRLGITGIISYTGAENVRSQSVMRKLGLVRRSSLDFVQQAPGGGTWHGLVWSVDNPKCGG, from the coding sequence ATGAGCGAGCAAATCAAGACGAGACGGCTTCGCCTCAAGTCTTGGGAGCAAGGGCATTTCGCTCCCTTTGCGGAGATGCATGCCGATGAAGAGGTCATGGCCGACCTTGGGGGCGCCCTCGATCTCGCAGCGAGCCACAGCAAATTCGAGCGCTATCGGGAAGCCTTGCGGCAGCATGGAATCTCCCGCTGGGCCGTCGAGGATCTCGAAGGCCGTTTCATCGGCTACGCGGGTGTCATGCCTCGCCTGTCGCCTGGTCACCCTCTCGGAGCGCACTACGAGGTCGGCTGGCGGCTCGTTCGCCGGGCATGGGGGCACGGCTATGCGACCGAGAGCGCCCGCGCCGCGCTCGACGATGCCAATAATCGCCTCGGGATTACGGGAATCATTTCCTATACAGGCGCCGAGAACGTGCGCTCCCAAAGCGTGATGCGGAAGCTTGGACTGGTCCGCCGATCGTCCCTCGATTTTGTCCAGCAAGCGCCCGGCGGTGGAACCTGGCACGGGCTGGTTTGGAGCGTGGACAACCCGAAGTGCGGCGGATAG
- the efp gene encoding elongation factor P, protein MKINGNAIRIGNVIEHKDRLWVAVKTQAVKPGKGGAFNQVELKDIRSGTKLNERFRADEQVERVRLEQRPAQFLYAEDELLTFMDNETYEQTQIAKDLIGENVVFLQDGMEVQIESHEGEPLSVQLPETVVLEIVEADAVVKGQTASSSYKPAVLENGVKILVPPHIESGTRVVVRTEDSTYVERAKD, encoded by the coding sequence ATGAAAATCAACGGCAACGCCATCCGCATCGGAAACGTCATCGAACACAAAGACCGCCTCTGGGTCGCCGTGAAGACCCAGGCCGTGAAACCCGGCAAGGGCGGCGCCTTCAACCAGGTCGAGCTGAAGGATATCCGCAGCGGCACCAAGCTGAACGAGCGCTTCCGGGCCGACGAGCAGGTCGAGCGCGTGCGCCTGGAACAGCGTCCGGCGCAGTTTCTCTATGCCGAGGACGAGCTGCTGACCTTCATGGATAACGAGACCTACGAGCAGACCCAGATCGCCAAGGATCTGATCGGCGAGAACGTGGTCTTCCTGCAGGACGGCATGGAAGTGCAGATCGAAAGCCACGAGGGCGAGCCGCTCTCGGTGCAGCTGCCGGAAACCGTGGTGCTGGAGATCGTCGAGGCCGATGCCGTGGTGAAAGGCCAGACCGCCTCCTCCTCCTACAAGCCGGCCGTGCTCGAGAACGGCGTGAAGATCCTCGTTCCGCCGCATATCGAGAGCGGGACCCGCGTCGTGGTGCGCACCGAGGACAGCACCTACGTCGAGCGCGCGAAAGACTGA
- a CDS encoding inositol monophosphatase family protein, translating into MAARSPAINVMVKSAMKAARQLLHDFNEVEQLQVSKKGPADFVSTADTAAENTITGELKRARPDYGFLLEEGNAVESKDPQGRRWIIDPLDGTTNFLHGIPHFAISIALEEAGQIVAGVIYEPTRDEMFWAEKGKGAFLNDRRLRVSARRNMEDSVFATGIPTLRGKDHGTYLKHLEAVMTRCSSVRRFGAAALDLAYVAAGRYDGYWERGLSPWDIAAGMLLVKEAGGYCTDYKNRDKCLEAGEVVAANDAVHGKLLKTLRDATKA; encoded by the coding sequence ATGGCGGCCCGTTCGCCCGCGATCAACGTAATGGTGAAGTCCGCAATGAAGGCAGCCCGTCAGCTGCTGCACGACTTCAACGAGGTGGAACAGCTGCAGGTCTCCAAGAAAGGCCCCGCGGATTTCGTCTCCACCGCGGATACCGCGGCCGAGAACACCATCACCGGCGAGCTGAAGCGGGCGCGGCCGGATTACGGCTTTCTGCTCGAGGAAGGCAACGCGGTCGAGAGCAAGGACCCGCAGGGCCGGCGCTGGATCATCGATCCGCTCGACGGGACCACGAACTTCCTGCACGGCATTCCCCATTTCGCGATTTCCATCGCGCTCGAAGAGGCGGGCCAAATCGTCGCCGGGGTGATCTACGAGCCGACCCGGGACGAGATGTTCTGGGCGGAAAAAGGCAAGGGCGCGTTCCTGAACGACCGGCGCCTGCGCGTTTCCGCCCGCCGCAACATGGAAGACAGCGTGTTCGCGACCGGCATCCCGACCCTGCGCGGCAAGGACCACGGGACCTATCTGAAGCATCTCGAGGCGGTCATGACGCGCTGTTCCTCCGTGCGCCGCTTCGGCGCCGCGGCGCTCGATCTCGCCTATGTCGCTGCTGGCCGCTACGACGGCTACTGGGAGCGGGGGCTCAGCCCCTGGGACATCGCCGCGGGCATGCTGCTGGTGAAGGAAGCCGGCGGATACTGCACGGACTACAAGAACCGGGACAAGTGCCTGGAAGCCGGCGAGGTGGTCGCGGCGAACGATGCCGTGCACGGCAAGCTCCTGAAGACTCTGCGCGACGCGACAAAGGCCTGA